In Gemmatimonadetes bacterium T265, one DNA window encodes the following:
- a CDS encoding amidase, producing MHVRRPTASVACAALSLFAAFLAVACPPIAHAQPAATAASTTSHDVPAHTPTLPSATPPRLYRLMPSPTTVAWGHYDARSAPVLRVRSGDTVVVGTLITSTPDRLERAGVAPADVEPALRAIVSTVTDKGPGGHILTGPIYVEGAEPGDVLEVHIERIALAIPYAYNAFGPTSGFLPEDFGYARMKIIPLDASAGVAHFAPGIDVPLRPFFGSIGVAPPPSAGRLNSAPPGIHAGNLDNKYFVAGTVLSIPVHAPGALLEIGDGHAGQGNGEVDITALETSLVGTFRLVLRKDRHLTWPRGETPTHWITMGMDTSLVRATKTAVREAIDFLVAEHGLSRDEAYMLVSVAGDVEVTQLVDGNVGAHVLIPKSVFVGKGTR from the coding sequence ATGCACGTCCGTCGCCCCACCGCGTCCGTCGCCTGCGCGGCCTTGTCGCTATTCGCCGCGTTCCTCGCCGTCGCGTGCCCGCCGATCGCCCACGCGCAGCCGGCCGCGACCGCGGCGTCCACGACCTCGCACGACGTGCCGGCGCACACGCCGACGCTGCCGTCCGCGACGCCGCCCCGCCTCTACCGCCTCATGCCGTCCCCGACGACCGTGGCGTGGGGGCACTACGACGCCCGGTCCGCGCCGGTCCTCCGCGTGCGTTCGGGCGACACGGTGGTCGTCGGCACGCTCATCACGTCCACGCCCGATCGGCTCGAGCGCGCCGGCGTCGCCCCGGCCGACGTCGAGCCGGCCCTCCGCGCGATCGTCTCGACCGTGACCGACAAGGGCCCGGGCGGCCACATCCTCACCGGCCCGATCTACGTCGAGGGGGCCGAGCCGGGCGACGTGCTGGAGGTGCACATCGAGCGCATCGCGCTCGCGATCCCGTACGCGTACAACGCGTTCGGCCCGACGAGCGGCTTCCTGCCCGAGGACTTCGGCTACGCGCGGATGAAGATCATCCCGCTCGACGCGAGCGCCGGCGTCGCGCACTTCGCGCCGGGCATCGACGTCCCGCTCCGCCCGTTCTTCGGCTCGATCGGCGTCGCGCCCCCGCCGAGCGCGGGGCGCCTCAACTCGGCGCCGCCGGGGATCCACGCGGGTAACCTCGACAACAAGTACTTCGTCGCCGGCACGGTCCTCTCGATCCCCGTCCACGCCCCCGGCGCGCTGCTCGAAATCGGCGACGGCCACGCCGGGCAGGGCAACGGCGAGGTCGACATCACCGCGCTCGAGACGTCACTCGTGGGCACCTTCCGCCTCGTCCTGCGCAAGGACCGGCACCTCACGTGGCCGCGCGGCGAGACGCCGACGCACTGGATCACGATGGGGATGGACACGAGCCTCGTCCGCGCGACCAAGACGGCGGTGCGCGAGGCGATCGACTTCCTCGTCGCGGAGCACGGGCTGTCGCGCGACGAGGCGTACATGCTCGTGAGCGTCGCGGGCGACGTGGAGGTGACGCAGCTCGTGGACGGCAACGTCGGGGCGCACGTGCTCATCCCCAAGTCCGTCTTCGTCGGAAAGGGGACGCGTTAG
- a CDS encoding serine/threonine dehydratase, whose protein sequence is MTTAAAPASPALPSLAALEAAAATVHRAMPPTPQYRWPLLEARTGVETWVKHENHTPVGAFKIRGGLVHLDRLARAVPRVLGVVTATRGNHGQSVGFAARRAGIPALVVVPRGNAREKNAAMRALGVELVEAGDDFQAAVEAADGLAAARGWYRLPSFHPDLVAGVGTYALELFRATAAAGAELDTVYVPIGLGSGACGVLAAKAALGARADVVGVVSAHAPAYARSLASGRAESHPATTVLADGMACRTPVPEALAALRGDAGGPGLARVVEVSDAEVAGAMRALFADTHNAAEGAGAAALAALLQERERAPELVRGRRVAVVLCGGNVDAEVFARVLAGS, encoded by the coding sequence ATGACGACCGCCGCCGCGCCGGCTTCGCCCGCGCTTCCATCCCTCGCCGCGCTCGAGGCCGCGGCCGCCACGGTCCACCGCGCGATGCCGCCGACGCCGCAGTACCGGTGGCCGCTGCTCGAGGCGCGCACCGGCGTCGAGACGTGGGTCAAGCACGAGAATCACACGCCCGTGGGCGCCTTCAAGATCCGCGGCGGCCTCGTTCACCTCGACCGCCTCGCGCGCGCCGTCCCGCGCGTCCTCGGGGTGGTCACCGCGACGCGCGGCAACCACGGGCAGAGCGTCGGCTTCGCCGCGCGCCGCGCCGGGATCCCCGCGCTCGTCGTCGTGCCGCGCGGCAACGCGCGCGAGAAGAACGCCGCGATGCGCGCGTTAGGCGTCGAGCTGGTCGAGGCGGGCGACGACTTCCAGGCCGCGGTCGAGGCGGCGGACGGGCTCGCGGCGGCGCGCGGGTGGTACCGCCTGCCGAGCTTCCACCCGGACCTCGTGGCGGGCGTCGGGACGTACGCGCTGGAGCTCTTTCGCGCCACCGCGGCCGCGGGCGCGGAGCTGGACACCGTCTACGTCCCGATCGGGCTCGGCTCCGGCGCGTGTGGGGTACTCGCGGCGAAGGCGGCGCTCGGCGCGCGCGCCGACGTCGTCGGCGTGGTGAGCGCGCACGCGCCCGCGTACGCGCGGTCGCTCGCGAGCGGGCGTGCGGAGTCGCATCCGGCGACCACGGTGCTCGCGGACGGGATGGCGTGCCGCACGCCCGTGCCCGAGGCGCTCGCCGCGCTGCGCGGCGACGCGGGCGGCCCGGGGCTCGCGCGCGTCGTCGAGGTGAGCGACGCCGAGGTCGCCGGGGCGATGCGGGCGCTGTTCGCGGACACGCACAACGCGGCCGAGGGGGCGGGGGCGGCGGCACTCGCGGCGCTGCTGCAGGAGCGCGAGCGCGCGCCGGAGCTGGTGCGCGGGCGGCGGGTCGCGGTCGTGCTCTGCGGCGGGAACGTGGACGCGGAGGTGTTCGCGCGGGTGCTCGCGGGGAGCTGA
- a CDS encoding MFS transporter has translation MQASHAVRRLRSILGGSAGNLVEWYDWYAYSACSLYFAPVVFPPASQTAHLLDAAAVFAVGFFMRPVGGWLFGRYADRHGRRAALTRSVLLMGAGSLLVALTPEYARVGLAAPALLVAARLLQGLSVGGEYGASATYLTEMAGERRRGFWSSFQYVTLIAGQLLALGVLLVLQRVLTAAQLAAWGWRVPFGLGAVAALAVRAFRRGLDETPAFVGVGGTPARRSSVRALAAHPRAVATVVGLTAGGTVAFYTFTTYAQKFLVNSAGWTSAAATRVSAASLAVFALAQPLVGLLSDRVGRRPVLLAFGVLGAVATVPLLSALGTPGVGAGRAFALLVLALLVVSGYTAVNAVVKAELFPVEVRALGVGFPYAVAVSVFGGTAEYLALWARHAGHERWYFWYVAACVAASLAVYARMPETRDAGAMRAG, from the coding sequence ATGCAAGCTAGCCACGCGGTGCGCCGGCTCCGCTCCATCCTCGGCGGCTCGGCCGGCAATCTCGTCGAGTGGTACGACTGGTACGCGTACTCGGCGTGCTCGCTCTACTTCGCGCCGGTGGTCTTCCCGCCGGCTAGCCAGACCGCGCACCTGCTCGACGCGGCGGCGGTGTTCGCGGTGGGTTTCTTCATGCGCCCGGTCGGCGGGTGGCTGTTCGGGCGCTACGCCGACCGGCACGGGCGGCGCGCGGCGCTTACCCGCTCGGTGCTGCTCATGGGCGCCGGGTCGCTCCTCGTCGCGCTCACGCCGGAATACGCGCGGGTCGGACTCGCCGCGCCGGCGCTGCTCGTCGCCGCACGGCTGCTCCAGGGCCTCAGCGTGGGCGGCGAGTACGGCGCGAGCGCGACCTACCTGACCGAGATGGCCGGCGAGCGCCGCCGCGGCTTCTGGTCGAGCTTTCAGTACGTGACGCTCATCGCGGGGCAGTTGCTCGCGCTCGGCGTGCTGCTCGTGCTGCAGCGGGTGCTGACCGCGGCGCAGCTCGCGGCGTGGGGGTGGCGCGTGCCGTTCGGGCTCGGCGCCGTCGCCGCGCTCGCGGTGCGGGCGTTCCGCCGCGGCCTCGACGAGACGCCCGCGTTCGTCGGCGTCGGCGGAACGCCAGCGCGGCGCTCGTCGGTCCGCGCGCTCGCCGCGCACCCGCGCGCGGTCGCGACGGTCGTCGGCCTCACGGCGGGCGGCACGGTCGCGTTCTACACGTTCACGACCTACGCGCAGAAGTTCCTCGTCAACAGCGCGGGGTGGACCTCGGCCGCGGCGACGCGCGTCTCGGCGGCGTCGCTCGCCGTCTTCGCGCTCGCCCAGCCGCTCGTCGGGCTCCTCTCCGACCGCGTCGGGCGGCGGCCGGTGCTCCTCGCGTTCGGAGTCCTCGGCGCCGTCGCGACGGTCCCGCTCCTCTCTGCGTTAGGCACGCCCGGCGTCGGCGCGGGGCGCGCGTTCGCGTTGCTCGTGCTCGCGCTCCTCGTCGTGAGCGGCTACACGGCGGTCAACGCGGTGGTCAAGGCGGAGCTGTTCCCCGTCGAGGTGCGCGCGCTCGGCGTCGGGTTCCCCTACGCCGTCGCGGTGTCCGTGTTCGGCGGGACCGCCGAGTACCTCGCACTCTGGGCGCGGCACGCGGGGCACGAGCGGTGGTACTTCTGGTACGTGGCCGCGTGCGTCGCGGCGTCGCTCGCCGTCTACGCGCGCATGCCCGAGACGCGCGACGCGGGCGCGATGCGCGCGGGCTGA
- a CDS encoding MFS transporter produces the protein MPSLASSPPSSPSAAPPSLNPFRTLVRHRNFRLFWFGQTVSLVGTWMQVMAQGWLALELTNNAFLVGLVASVGAFPVLLLSFPAGVLVDRVDRLRLVTAMQAVLLVEAAALWALTLTGRVTVGWLLALACLNGTCTAFEVPARQSLIIDLVGRDDLPEAIALNSSGFNLARIVGPALGAAAIASLGIAWCFALNALSYLAVLAGLLLIRLPRRAASAPAHHSSPWAGLAEGFRYAWHAPAVRAILGLTLVFSVCGTPYMTLMPVFARDVLGLGAGGYGALLAALGVGGLAGALGLAALGRRVRRGPWLMWSTAAYPALLVVLACVRRPAAAEAVLLAAGVAMIVCGALGNAVLQRAVPDALRGRLMAAYSFLVVGMAQGVGALAGGALARAVGVAEVIAAGGVVMLGYAGWVYATVPELKRVK, from the coding sequence GTGCCGTCGCTCGCTTCCTCACCCCCGTCGTCGCCGTCCGCGGCGCCCCCGTCGCTGAACCCGTTCCGGACGCTCGTCCGGCACCGGAATTTCCGGCTGTTCTGGTTCGGACAGACGGTGTCGCTCGTCGGCACGTGGATGCAGGTGATGGCGCAGGGCTGGCTCGCACTGGAGCTGACGAACAACGCGTTCCTCGTCGGCCTCGTCGCCTCGGTGGGCGCGTTCCCGGTGCTCCTGCTCTCCTTCCCCGCGGGGGTGCTGGTCGACCGCGTGGACCGCCTGCGGCTCGTCACTGCGATGCAGGCCGTCTTGCTCGTCGAGGCGGCCGCGCTCTGGGCGCTCACGCTGACCGGCCGGGTGACGGTCGGCTGGTTGCTCGCGCTCGCCTGTCTGAACGGGACGTGCACGGCGTTCGAGGTCCCGGCGCGGCAGTCGCTCATCATCGACCTGGTCGGTCGCGACGACCTGCCGGAGGCGATCGCGCTCAACTCAAGCGGCTTCAACCTCGCGCGCATCGTCGGCCCTGCGCTCGGCGCGGCCGCGATCGCGTCGCTCGGCATCGCGTGGTGCTTCGCGCTCAACGCGCTCTCGTACCTCGCGGTGCTCGCCGGTCTCCTGCTGATCCGGCTGCCGCGCCGCGCCGCGAGCGCGCCGGCGCACCACAGCTCGCCCTGGGCGGGGCTCGCGGAGGGCTTTCGATACGCGTGGCACGCACCGGCCGTGCGCGCGATCCTCGGCCTCACGCTCGTCTTCTCGGTGTGCGGCACGCCCTACATGACGCTCATGCCGGTGTTCGCGCGCGACGTCCTCGGCCTCGGCGCCGGCGGCTATGGGGCGCTGCTCGCGGCGCTCGGCGTCGGCGGCCTCGCCGGCGCGCTCGGGCTCGCGGCGCTCGGCCGCCGCGTGCGGAGGGGCCCGTGGCTCATGTGGTCGACGGCGGCGTACCCCGCGCTGCTCGTCGTGCTCGCCTGCGTGCGACGACCGGCCGCGGCGGAGGCGGTGCTGCTCGCCGCGGGCGTCGCGATGATCGTCTGCGGCGCGTTAGGCAACGCGGTCCTGCAGCGCGCCGTGCCGGACGCGCTGCGCGGGCGGCTGATGGCCGCGTACTCGTTCCTCGTCGTCGGGATGGCGCAGGGGGTCGGGGCGCTCGCGGGCGGGGCGCTCGCGCGGGCGGTCGGCGTGGCGGAGGTGATCGCGGCGGGCGGGGTGGTGATGCTCGGGTATGCGGGGTGGGTGTACGCGACTGTCCCCGAACTGAAGCGGGTGAAGTAG
- a CDS encoding hypothetical protein (frameshifted, insertion at around 2344945, deletion at around 2344899) → MVVLGLALLLGLTTAFATPALQAVVPALVPRSDLGAAVAMNSVTFNLARAVGPVAGAVVVARLGIPWAIGLNALSYVALAGAVVALRADTPAPARGGARPTLLDSIRRVRREPQLVLLLAVVAAVSVSLDPVNTLTPAFATRVFGRADTFAGVLIGAFGVGAVIASLLPANAPADEDAGAPSRVLPVALLLFGAGLADFALAPRLGVALAALPVAGFGYLLAQTRATTAVQLGVADDERGRVMALWSVAFLGTRPVASLADGGLANLIGPRGTTLVFAGAVLVAAVAVVRGGRVRPT, encoded by the coding sequence GTGGTCGTGCTCGGCCTCGCCCTCCTGCTCGGCCTCACGACCGCGTTCGCGACGCCGGCGTTGCAGGCGGTCGTGCCCGCGCTGGTGCCGCGTTCGGACCTCGGCGCGGCGGTCGCGATGAACTCGGTGACGTTCAACCTCGCGCGCGCGGTCGGCCCGGTCGCGGGGGCGGTGGTCGTCGCGCGGTTAGGAATCCCCTGGGCGATCGGGCTCAACGCGCTGTCGTACGTCGCGCTCGCGGGCGCGGTGGTCGCGCTGCGGGCGGACACGCCGGCCCCGGCGCGCGGAGGCGCCCGCCCGACGCTGCTCGACAGCATCCGTCGCGTGCGGCGCGAGCCGCAGCTCGTGCTGCTTCTCGCGGTCGTCGCGGCGGTGTCGGTCTCGCTCGACCCGGTGAACACGCTCACGCCGGCGTTCGCGACGCGCGTGTTCGGGCGGGCCGATACGTTCGCGGGCGTGCTGATCGGGGCGTTCGGCGTGGGGGCGGTAATCGCCTCGCTGCTCCCCGCGAACGCACCGGCCGACGAGGACGCCGGCGCGCCGTCGCGGGTGCTGCCGGTCGCGTTGCTGCTGTTCGGCGCGGGGCTCGCCGACTTCGCGCTCGCGCCGCGGCTCGGGGTCGCGCTCGCCGCGCTGCCGGTCGCGGGGTTCGGGTACCTGCTGGCGCAGACGCGCGCGACGACGGCGGTGCAGCTCGGCGTCGCGGACGACGAGCGCGGGCGGGTCATGGCGCTCTGGAGCGTCGCGTTTCTCGGGACGAGGCCGGTGGCGAGTCTCGCCGATGGGGGGCTGGCGAATCTGATCGGGCCGCGCGGGACGACGCTCGTCTTCGCGGGCGCAGTCCTCGTCGCCGCGGTGGCCGTGGTACGCGGAGGGCGCGTTAGGCCGACGTGA
- a CDS encoding glutaminyl-tRNA synthetase, which yields MASMGGGSGGDPSPRPYGMVVTPFARTQRGLVTTHLARGRLYFEIPRAQLNRDMLIVRTLRGTQAQVGGLPFTTLAGDRLVRWERRENRVLLRGIEYRNVVGDTTNPVARAVEIVTYAPIVAAFNVEAYGPDSSVVVEVSRLFTGGVSDLLPSAARGAADPSRSFVESVAAYPQNVEVEASQTFAGGSPLGGTTSPLGALFGQPPTGTELYHYSLVRLPDVPMKPRLYDERVGYFNTRQADFGSREQRVRRVSFINRWRLECSDRREGNLCYPKRPITYYVDPATPTVYVPWVKKGIEEWQGAFEAAGFKRGIVAREVPRDSVGILRGENANVSMVRWVPSATENAVGPSTVDPRSGEILDADVQIFHNVTNLNRDWYFTQVGHLDPRAQRLPFPDSLMGRLMQFVVAHEVGHTLGLRHDMKGSSMYPMDSVRSASWVHRMGHSPSIMDYSRFNYVAQPEDHIALEDLVPRVGPYDTYAVMWGYTPIPGAATAEAEKPTTDRWSRMQDSVPWYRFGGDEGILGPDPGEANEAVGDQDAVRATALGLKNIRRVARLLEAATETRPGEPYDDLQEIYERLVGQWTLELGHVARIPGGDYKQEKYVGQKGDVYARVPRARQKAAVAFLNANAFQTPDYLLDPGVLRKIEASGSIDRVGAAQRRILNTLLDNARLQRMVEQEGLGADRDTYSMGEMLGDVRRGVWTELARGAATDPFRRRLQLAYLEVIGSKLNPAPAPAFPVGLPPDVARLLAPVNAIDARALLRGELVDLDREIAAAVGRTRDRTTRLHLQGARDQIDRILHPDGAGRRAN from the coding sequence ATGGCGAGCATGGGCGGGGGTTCGGGGGGCGACCCGAGCCCCCGCCCGTACGGCATGGTCGTCACGCCGTTCGCGCGGACGCAGCGCGGCCTCGTCACGACGCACCTCGCGCGCGGGCGGCTGTACTTCGAGATCCCGCGCGCGCAACTCAACCGCGACATGCTCATCGTCCGCACGCTGCGCGGCACGCAGGCGCAGGTCGGCGGGCTGCCGTTCACGACGCTCGCCGGCGACCGGCTCGTGCGCTGGGAGCGCCGCGAGAACCGCGTCCTGCTGCGCGGCATCGAGTACCGCAACGTCGTCGGCGACACGACCAACCCGGTCGCGCGCGCCGTCGAGATCGTGACCTACGCGCCGATCGTCGCGGCCTTCAACGTCGAAGCGTACGGGCCCGATTCGAGCGTCGTCGTCGAGGTCTCGCGCCTCTTCACGGGCGGCGTGAGCGACCTCCTGCCGTCCGCCGCGCGCGGGGCCGCGGACCCGTCGCGCTCGTTCGTCGAGAGCGTCGCGGCGTACCCGCAGAACGTCGAGGTCGAGGCGTCGCAGACGTTCGCGGGCGGGTCGCCGTTAGGCGGCACGACGAGTCCGCTCGGCGCGCTGTTCGGCCAGCCCCCGACCGGGACGGAACTCTACCACTACTCGCTCGTCCGGCTGCCCGACGTCCCGATGAAGCCGCGCCTCTACGACGAGCGCGTCGGCTACTTCAACACGCGCCAGGCCGACTTCGGCTCGCGCGAGCAGCGCGTGCGGCGCGTCAGCTTCATCAACCGCTGGCGCCTCGAGTGCTCCGACCGCCGCGAGGGGAACCTCTGCTACCCCAAGCGGCCGATCACCTACTACGTCGACCCGGCCACGCCGACGGTCTACGTGCCGTGGGTGAAGAAGGGGATCGAGGAGTGGCAGGGCGCCTTCGAGGCGGCGGGCTTCAAACGGGGGATCGTCGCGCGCGAGGTGCCGCGCGACTCGGTGGGCATCCTGCGCGGCGAGAACGCGAACGTGTCGATGGTCCGCTGGGTCCCCTCCGCGACGGAGAACGCGGTCGGGCCGAGCACCGTCGACCCGCGGAGCGGCGAGATCCTCGACGCGGACGTGCAGATTTTTCACAACGTCACGAACCTCAACCGCGACTGGTACTTCACGCAGGTCGGCCACCTCGACCCGCGCGCGCAGCGGCTCCCCTTCCCCGACTCGCTCATGGGGCGGCTGATGCAGTTCGTCGTCGCCCACGAGGTCGGGCACACGCTCGGGCTGCGCCACGACATGAAGGGCTCGTCGATGTACCCGATGGACTCGGTGCGCTCGGCGTCGTGGGTGCACCGCATGGGGCACAGCCCGAGCATCATGGACTACTCGCGTTTCAACTACGTCGCGCAGCCCGAGGACCACATCGCGCTCGAGGACCTCGTGCCGCGCGTCGGGCCGTACGACACGTACGCGGTCATGTGGGGCTACACCCCGATCCCGGGCGCGGCGACGGCCGAGGCGGAGAAGCCGACGACCGACCGGTGGTCGCGCATGCAGGACAGCGTGCCCTGGTACCGCTTCGGCGGCGACGAGGGGATCCTCGGCCCCGACCCGGGCGAGGCGAACGAGGCCGTCGGCGACCAGGACGCGGTGCGGGCGACGGCGTTAGGCCTGAAGAACATCCGCCGCGTCGCGCGGCTGCTGGAGGCGGCGACCGAGACGCGCCCGGGCGAGCCGTACGACGACCTGCAGGAGATCTACGAACGCCTCGTCGGCCAGTGGACGCTCGAGCTCGGCCACGTCGCGCGCATCCCGGGCGGTGACTACAAGCAGGAGAAGTACGTCGGGCAGAAGGGCGACGTCTACGCGCGCGTGCCGCGGGCGCGGCAGAAGGCGGCCGTCGCGTTCCTCAACGCGAACGCGTTTCAGACGCCCGACTACCTGCTCGACCCGGGCGTGCTGCGGAAGATCGAGGCCTCGGGCTCGATCGACCGCGTGGGCGCGGCGCAGCGGCGCATCCTCAACACGCTGCTCGACAACGCGCGCCTGCAGCGCATGGTCGAGCAGGAGGGGCTCGGCGCGGACCGCGACACGTACTCGATGGGCGAGATGTTGGGCGACGTCCGGCGGGGTGTCTGGACGGAGCTCGCGCGCGGCGCCGCGACCGACCCGTTCCGGCGCCGGCTGCAGCTCGCCTACCTCGAGGTGATCGGGTCGAAGCTCAACCCGGCGCCGGCGCCGGCGTTCCCGGTCGGCCTCCCGCCCGACGTCGCCCGCCTGCTCGCCCCGGTCAACGCGATCGACGCGCGCGCCCTGCTCCGCGGCGAACTCGTCGACCTCGACCGCGAGATCGCGGCCGCGGTGGGCCGTACCCGCGACCGTACCACGCGCCTGCACCTGCAGGGCGCGCGCGACCAGATCGACCGCATTCTGCACCCGGACGGCGCGGGGCGGCGGGCCAACTGA
- a CDS encoding beta-galactosidase, with translation MSNAPPPTLPDGPPPAHVLTPDPAAHAYPRPQLVRAEWTSLNGTWEFALDRAAAFGRADEVVWDRTIVVPFAPETAASGVDDPGFYRRCWYRRTFDAPALAAGERLLLHFGAVDYEAAVWVNGVQVTRHEGGYTPFSADITDALRADGPQHVVVCADDDAQDLAKPRGKQDWLLHPHSIWYPRTTGIWQTVWLERVPATRMAGFRWSSSLERWEVGIAARIEGPRAADGLRVAVRLTARGETLADDTYLVTAGEIHRRIALSDPGIDDYRNALLWRPEHPTLIDAELTLLAPDGTVLDRATSYCALRQAGVQGDRFMLNGRPYHLRLALDQGYWGATGLTAPTDDALRHDVELAKAMGFNGVRKHQKIEDPRYLYWADRLGLLVWEEMPSTYRFTRRSVERLTKQWFDVITRDASHPCIVAWVPFNESWGVPDLPTTPAQRHWVSALYHLTRTMDHSRPVVGNDGWESVATDIIGIHDYDADPERLRRRYRSDVELPQIFERERPGGRLLVLEGVNGAAKLPVVLSEFGGIALSHDEARTWGYSRSRSMEEFERRYTALLAVVNGIGLFAGFCYTQFADTYQEANGLVTMDRVPKFALAEIRRATTGAPAAAAVAATAPDAGVAPGP, from the coding sequence ATGTCCAACGCGCCACCGCCGACGCTGCCCGACGGGCCGCCGCCCGCGCACGTCCTCACGCCCGACCCCGCCGCCCACGCCTACCCGCGCCCGCAGCTCGTGCGCGCGGAGTGGACCTCGCTCAACGGCACGTGGGAGTTCGCCCTCGACCGCGCCGCCGCCTTCGGGCGCGCCGACGAGGTCGTCTGGGACCGCACGATCGTCGTCCCGTTCGCCCCCGAGACCGCGGCGAGCGGCGTCGACGACCCCGGGTTCTACCGCCGCTGCTGGTACCGCCGCACCTTCGACGCGCCCGCCCTCGCAGCCGGCGAGCGACTCCTGCTCCACTTCGGCGCCGTCGACTACGAGGCGGCGGTCTGGGTGAACGGCGTCCAGGTCACCCGGCACGAAGGGGGCTACACGCCGTTCTCGGCCGACATCACCGACGCGCTCCGGGCCGACGGACCGCAGCACGTCGTCGTCTGCGCCGACGACGACGCGCAGGACCTCGCGAAGCCGCGCGGGAAGCAGGACTGGCTGCTGCACCCGCACTCGATCTGGTACCCGCGCACGACGGGCATCTGGCAGACCGTGTGGCTGGAGCGCGTGCCGGCGACGCGCATGGCGGGCTTCCGCTGGTCGTCCAGCCTCGAACGGTGGGAGGTCGGCATCGCGGCGCGCATCGAGGGCCCGCGCGCCGCCGACGGCCTGCGCGTCGCGGTCCGCCTTACCGCGCGGGGCGAGACGCTCGCCGACGACACCTACCTCGTTACCGCGGGCGAGATCCACCGCCGCATCGCGCTCTCCGACCCCGGGATCGACGACTACCGCAACGCCCTCCTCTGGCGCCCCGAGCACCCGACGCTGATCGACGCCGAGCTGACGCTGCTCGCGCCCGACGGTACGGTGCTCGACCGCGCGACGAGCTACTGCGCGCTGCGGCAGGCGGGCGTGCAGGGCGACCGCTTCATGCTGAACGGCCGCCCGTACCACCTGCGCCTCGCCCTCGACCAGGGGTACTGGGGCGCGACGGGCCTCACCGCGCCGACCGACGACGCGCTCCGGCACGACGTGGAGCTCGCCAAGGCAATGGGCTTCAACGGCGTCCGCAAGCACCAGAAGATCGAGGACCCGCGCTACCTCTACTGGGCCGACCGGCTCGGGCTCCTCGTGTGGGAGGAGATGCCGAGCACCTACCGGTTCACCCGCCGCTCGGTCGAGCGGCTGACGAAGCAGTGGTTCGACGTGATCACGCGCGACGCGAGCCACCCGTGCATCGTCGCCTGGGTGCCGTTCAACGAGAGTTGGGGCGTCCCCGACCTGCCGACGACGCCCGCGCAGCGCCACTGGGTGTCGGCGCTCTACCACCTGACGCGCACGATGGACCACTCGCGTCCGGTCGTCGGCAACGACGGGTGGGAGAGCGTGGCCACCGACATCATCGGCATCCACGACTACGACGCCGACCCCGAGCGCCTTCGGCGCCGCTACCGCTCCGACGTCGAGCTGCCGCAGATCTTCGAGCGCGAACGGCCCGGCGGGCGACTGCTCGTGCTCGAAGGGGTGAACGGCGCGGCGAAGCTGCCCGTCGTGCTCTCCGAGTTCGGCGGCATCGCGCTCTCGCACGACGAGGCGCGGACGTGGGGCTACTCCCGCAGCCGCAGCATGGAAGAGTTCGAGCGCCGCTACACGGCGCTGCTCGCGGTGGTGAACGGGATCGGGCTGTTTGCCGGGTTCTGCTATACGCAGTTCGCGGACACGTACCAGGAGGCGAACGGGCTGGTGACGATGGACCGGGTGCCGAAGTTCGCCCTCGCGGAGATTCGTCGGGCGACGACGGGGGCGCCGGCGGCCGCCGCGGTCGCCGCGACGGCGCCGGACGCCGGGGTTGCGCCGGGGCCGTAG